One window of Phoenix dactylifera cultivar Barhee BC4 chromosome 5, palm_55x_up_171113_PBpolish2nd_filt_p, whole genome shotgun sequence genomic DNA carries:
- the LOC103695977 gene encoding lactoylglutathione lyase — MTSALRLSPLLSSLFLRFSTKFPSIPATPISLPTPIERFNRFRSFSRSMATASEPKESPSNNPGLQSEPEEATKGYFLQQTMFRVKDPKVSLDFYSRVLGMSLLKRLDFPEMKFSLYFLGYENPASAPADPIERTVWTFGQKATLELTHNWGTENDADFKGYHNGNSEPRGFGHIGITVDDTYKACERFERLGVEFVKKPDDGKMKGIAFIKDPDGYWVEIFDLKTIGNVAAAGS, encoded by the exons ATGACTTCCGCTTTGCGCCTCTCGccccttctctcctctctcttcctccgttTCTCTACCAAATTCCCTTCGATACCAGCAACGCCCATCTCGCTCCCGACCCCAATCGAG AGATTTAATCGTTTCCGGTCGTTTTCTCGTTCGATGGCCACCGCGTCGGAACCCAAGGAGTCCCCTTCGAACAACCCAGGCCTCCAATCGGAGCCGGAAGAGGCCACCAAGGGATACTTCTTGCAGCAAACC ATGTTTCGAGTTAAAGATCCAAAAGTTAGTCTTGACTTCTACTCTCGCGTGCTGGGAATGtc GTTATTAAAGAGGTTGGATTTCCCAGAAATGAAGTTCAGCTTGTACTTTCTGGGTTATGAG AATCCTGCATCAGCCCCAGCTGATCCGATTGAACGAACTGTGTGGACATTTGGTCAGAAGGCTACACTTGAGCTTACACA CAACTGGGGCACAGAGAATGATGCTGACTTTAAAGGTTATCATAATGGAAATTCAGAACCTCGTGGCTTTG GGCATATAGGCATCACAGTTGATGACACATACAAGGCATGCGAGCGATTTGAACGTCTAGGAgtggagtttgtgaagaaaccTGATGATG GAAAAATGAAAGGTATTGCCTTCATTAAAGACCCTGATGGTTACTGGGTTGaaatttttgacctaaaaacaATTGGGAATGTGGCTGCTGCTGGGTCCTGA
- the LOC113461154 gene encoding putative ripening-related protein 1 yields MTINSFAKGGDGGGPSECDNSYHSDDEMVVALSTGWYNGGSRCLKNIRIEANGKSVLAKVVDECDSVNGCDADHDFQPPCPNNIVDASPAVWKALDVPKSQVGDYAITWSDD; encoded by the coding sequence ATGACCATCAACAGTTTTGCCAAGGGTGGCGATGGTGGAGGCCCATCCGAGTGCGATAACAGCTACCATAGCGATGATGAAATGGTAGTAGCGTTATCCACCGGTTGGTACAATGGAGGAAGCCGTTGCCTGAAAAACATTAGAATCGAAGCTAACGGGAAGTCCGTCCTAGCCAAAGTGGTTGATGAGTGTGATTCTGTTAATGGCTGCGATGCCGACCACGACTTCCAACCACCATGTCCTAACAATATTGTTGATGCTTCTCCAGCAGTGTGGAAGGCATTGGACGTACCTAAGTCACAAGTAGGGGACTATGCCATCACATGGTCTGATGACTGA